From Spirosoma agri, one genomic window encodes:
- a CDS encoding glycosyltransferase family 9 protein, which translates to MAPPVKILVLRFSSIGDIVLTTPVVRCLKQQLSGAEVHFCTKRGYQSIVENNPYIDKSYFLDDSLNDLIGQLRAERYDYIIDLHNNLRTRIIKLRLGVRSYSFDKLNLRKWLYVRWKVNAMPNIHIVDRYMATVQPLGVQNDGRGLDYFIPYKDQVETDWLPETHRHDYVAYAIGGQHATKKLPVLRMIELCWKINHPIILLGGKEDREAGDEIIRAVGDQLVYNACGQYNLNQSASILQGARIVFSHDTGLMHIAAALRKKVYSIWGNTTPQLGMYPYKTPYVVLEKTGLECRPCSKIGFDQCPLKHFKCMNELPLDFEIKELRKKKNLE; encoded by the coding sequence ATGGCCCCCCCGGTAAAAATCCTCGTTTTACGCTTCTCATCCATCGGCGACATTGTTCTGACGACGCCCGTTGTGCGATGCCTGAAACAGCAGTTATCGGGTGCTGAGGTGCATTTCTGTACCAAACGGGGGTATCAGTCCATTGTCGAGAATAACCCGTATATCGATAAAAGTTATTTTCTCGATGATAGCTTGAACGACCTGATTGGCCAGCTCCGGGCCGAACGGTACGACTACATTATCGATCTGCATAACAACCTGCGGACGCGCATCATCAAGCTCCGTCTGGGCGTTCGATCCTACAGCTTCGACAAACTGAATCTGCGCAAATGGCTCTACGTCCGCTGGAAGGTGAATGCCATGCCGAACATCCACATTGTGGATCGCTACATGGCAACCGTGCAGCCGCTGGGCGTTCAGAATGATGGGCGGGGACTGGATTATTTTATTCCCTACAAAGATCAGGTAGAAACCGACTGGCTGCCCGAAACCCACCGCCACGATTATGTGGCCTACGCCATCGGCGGGCAGCACGCGACCAAAAAGTTGCCGGTGCTACGGATGATCGAACTTTGCTGGAAAATAAACCACCCCATCATTTTGCTGGGGGGCAAAGAAGACCGCGAAGCGGGCGATGAAATAATACGTGCCGTTGGTGATCAACTGGTTTACAACGCCTGTGGTCAATACAATCTGAACCAATCGGCGTCCATTCTTCAGGGCGCGCGGATCGTATTCAGCCATGACACCGGACTCATGCACATTGCGGCTGCCCTCCGGAAAAAAGTCTACTCGATCTGGGGAAATACTACGCCCCAACTGGGTATGTACCCCTACAAGACACCGTACGTCGTGCTCGAAAAAACGGGGCTGGAGTGTCGTCCGTGCTCCAAAATCGGTTTCGATCAGTGCCCGCTGAAGCACTTCAAGTGCATGAACGAACTCCCACTCGATTTCGAAATCAAGGAGCTTCGCAAGAAGAAAAATCTGGAATAA
- a CDS encoding thymidylate synthase yields the protein MQQYHDLLRHILATGTRKTDRTGTGTISVFGYQMRFNLQEGFPLLTTKKVHTKSIIHELLWFIKGDTNIKYLKDNGVSIWDDWADENGDLGPVYGRQWRSWATTDGRSIDQLSDVLKQLKNSPDSRRMIVSAWNPADVPGMALPPCHALFQFYVADGKLSCQLYQRSADVFLGVPFNIASYALLTMMIAQECGLEAHEFIWTGGDTHLYLNHLEQVDTQLSREPRPLPTMRLNPAVKSIFDFTYDDFSLENYNPYPAIKAPVAV from the coding sequence ATGCAACAATACCACGACCTACTGCGCCATATTCTCGCAACGGGCACGCGTAAAACCGATCGGACCGGCACCGGAACCATCAGCGTATTCGGTTACCAGATGCGGTTTAACTTACAGGAAGGGTTCCCTCTGCTGACGACCAAAAAGGTTCATACCAAGTCGATCATTCATGAACTGCTCTGGTTCATCAAAGGCGATACCAATATTAAGTACCTCAAAGACAACGGCGTTTCGATCTGGGATGACTGGGCCGACGAGAACGGCGATCTGGGGCCGGTATATGGTCGTCAGTGGCGAAGCTGGGCCACTACGGATGGTCGCTCGATCGATCAGTTGAGCGACGTATTGAAACAACTCAAAAATTCGCCGGATTCGCGCCGGATGATCGTTTCCGCCTGGAACCCAGCCGATGTGCCGGGTATGGCGCTGCCGCCCTGCCACGCGCTGTTTCAGTTCTACGTGGCCGATGGAAAACTGTCCTGCCAGTTGTATCAGCGGAGTGCCGATGTGTTCTTGGGCGTTCCGTTCAACATTGCCTCGTATGCGCTCTTGACGATGATGATCGCTCAGGAATGCGGGCTTGAGGCACACGAGTTCATCTGGACGGGGGGCGATACGCATCTGTATCTGAACCACCTCGAACAGGTTGACACACAGCTTTCCCGCGAACCGCGCCCGTTGCCAACGATGCGTCTGAACCCGGCCGTGAAATCGATCTTCGACTTTACGTACGACGATTTTTCGCTGGAAAATTATAACCCATACCCGGCCATAAAAGCGCCGGTTGCGGTGTAA
- a CDS encoding 2TM domain-containing protein: protein MNTYQFAMETPSVSSADRNPLLWKQAKARVGFKLHLRSYLVVNAGLWLLWAAMALLIHTPGRDGLFFPWPVFSSLGWGFGLAAHYFRVYSNGGSAETMIEQEYQKLASQQ, encoded by the coding sequence ATGAACACATATCAGTTTGCTATGGAAACTCCTTCTGTAAGTTCCGCCGACCGTAATCCTCTTCTGTGGAAACAAGCGAAAGCCCGCGTCGGCTTTAAGCTGCATCTACGGTCTTATCTGGTTGTCAATGCGGGTCTGTGGCTCCTGTGGGCCGCAATGGCGCTTCTAATTCATACGCCGGGTCGAGACGGGCTCTTTTTCCCGTGGCCTGTCTTCTCCTCACTTGGCTGGGGCTTTGGCCTGGCTGCGCATTACTTCCGCGTTTACAGCAACGGCGGCAGTGCGGAAACTATGATCGAGCAGGAATATCAGAAGCTGGCAAGCCAACAGTAA
- a CDS encoding DUF4249 domain-containing protein, with the protein MNHFRLLLCGFGVLLGVLSCVTEFQPDTVSIPVSLVVEGQITNQPGPYTIKLTRTADYSYKSLNLLETGAIVTIDDNQGNRETLTELSSGGIYRTKATGMQGVAGRTYKVTIVTKNGKRYESDTEVLRAAPPIQKLYYEYTVEGESLVSAKNQGWNVYLDMKDPETTGDYYKWDWAHYEGIDICSKKEQLDGRILGLPCCSPCWDIVRCYNCISVNSDANINGREISRQFIMRVPYKATSRYYLEVQQQAISKGAYTFWKSVRQLTTNTGGLFDAAPATVQGNMHCVSDPATMVFGYFGATGLAEQYIFVDRSTGQGTPDVDAPFYVPDRAACVECENSLYRTPVTPRWWSY; encoded by the coding sequence ATGAATCATTTCAGACTACTACTGTGTGGGTTTGGCGTGCTGCTGGGTGTCCTCTCCTGCGTGACTGAATTTCAGCCCGATACGGTTAGTATTCCCGTCTCGCTCGTCGTGGAAGGCCAGATTACTAACCAGCCCGGCCCGTACACCATCAAACTGACGCGCACCGCCGATTATTCGTACAAAAGTTTAAACCTTCTCGAAACGGGGGCCATCGTAACCATTGACGACAATCAGGGTAATCGCGAGACATTGACCGAACTATCATCGGGTGGGATTTACCGAACAAAAGCGACGGGTATGCAGGGGGTGGCCGGACGAACGTATAAAGTGACGATTGTGACGAAAAATGGAAAGCGTTATGAATCAGATACCGAAGTATTGCGGGCCGCTCCACCAATTCAGAAATTGTACTACGAATATACCGTCGAAGGCGAGTCGCTTGTCAGCGCTAAAAACCAGGGCTGGAATGTGTATCTGGACATGAAAGACCCCGAAACGACCGGCGACTACTACAAATGGGACTGGGCGCACTATGAAGGGATCGATATCTGCTCCAAAAAAGAACAACTCGATGGCCGGATTCTGGGATTGCCCTGCTGTTCGCCCTGCTGGGATATTGTGCGCTGCTACAATTGTATCAGCGTGAATTCCGACGCCAACATCAACGGGCGCGAAATCAGCCGGCAATTCATTATGCGCGTACCTTACAAAGCAACCAGCCGGTATTATCTGGAGGTGCAGCAGCAGGCCATCAGCAAAGGAGCCTACACATTCTGGAAGAGCGTACGGCAACTGACGACCAACACGGGCGGCCTGTTCGATGCCGCTCCGGCAACGGTGCAGGGGAATATGCATTGTGTGAGCGACCCGGCTACTATGGTGTTTGGCTACTTCGGCGCAACGGGTCTTGCCGAACAATACATCTTCGTCGACCGGAGTACCGGACAGGGTACGCCCGATGTCGATGCGCCCTTCTATGTGCCGGACCGGGCCGCCTGTGTCGAATGCGAAAACAGCCTGTACCGAACTCCTGTGACACCGCGTTGGTGGTCCTATTGA
- a CDS encoding response regulator, with translation MNATTRIGWMLAVGLLIPILIGINAQRTTQRMVNQNTWLIHTHLVLQRTQQVQAHLTNLDNDLRGFLLSQNNSVFKADYDRNARIMTQYLQQVAKLTADNSPQYKRVQTIRQLLGQKLNYGNLLFTKSTDDKGLTRLDSVETFMGLSDNLFHELRTIEAVENELLNVRANASEESASYANQSSLVGAIAALVIIMWAFYRLMKTVKDTTRLNQQLKHNEDQLKRFMEAVPVSILVINKDGNLFYANQAASDLFGGITQLTSYSDILNRLTVYQFPDGKPYPMERRPAYRALRGETSQVDDMELRIGDKRIQILSSSRPIYDADGTLQYVISSNMDISDRVLSEGRLQEAKELAEQASRLKENFLANMSHEIRTPLNAVIGFSNLLEVTPLNEEQAEFVKLVQTAGKNLLTIVNDILDISKIEAGMIQMESIPFSIRSLVVSLQTMLQSSVADKNLTLVVDIDPTLPPMVLGDPTRLTQILLNLLSNAIKFTKEGAVTARISRQDNHEKLVRVQFKVNDTGIGIDANALPHVFERFRQASDFTTRYYGGTGLGLNIVKSLTQMQGGSITVSSEPGVGSEFTVELTYPIALELDQHALGKRLNESESGKKTLTILAVEDNVMNQKLVLQVIKRLGYKAELAENGQQALAMLKENAFDLILMDIQMPVMDGYQTTRHIRSTLNSTIPIIAMTAHALASEREQCLQAGMNDFLPKPFQMEDLHRMIQHYGYNAIEQAPVVPIPEPQPVQPVPVATTAFSMDPLLNSVGHDMELALELLEIYLDKTPAELSQLRQLLTDGDVAAIGRILHTQKAPGMMMGLQKATDLNLIIEKLVRSDKDITEIEPLLQQYITVVEDGLPLIQEAMQNGINQE, from the coding sequence ATGAATGCGACTACACGTATTGGCTGGATGCTAGCTGTTGGCTTATTGATCCCAATACTTATCGGTATAAATGCGCAACGCACAACGCAACGAATGGTCAACCAGAATACGTGGCTCATTCATACGCATTTGGTCTTACAGCGAACGCAGCAGGTACAGGCGCATTTAACGAATCTGGACAACGATCTGCGGGGCTTCCTGCTTAGTCAGAACAACTCGGTTTTTAAAGCGGACTATGACCGGAATGCCCGGATCATGACGCAGTACCTGCAACAGGTAGCCAAGCTAACCGCTGACAATTCACCCCAGTATAAACGGGTGCAGACCATTCGCCAACTTCTCGGGCAAAAGCTGAACTACGGCAACTTATTGTTCACAAAAAGTACGGACGACAAAGGGCTTACCCGGCTCGATTCGGTAGAGACCTTTATGGGATTGAGTGATAATTTATTTCATGAACTTCGGACGATAGAAGCGGTTGAAAATGAGCTCTTAAACGTCCGGGCCAACGCCAGCGAGGAGTCTGCCTCCTACGCCAATCAAAGTAGTCTGGTGGGTGCTATTGCGGCTCTGGTGATCATCATGTGGGCATTTTACCGGCTCATGAAGACGGTGAAAGATACGACCCGGCTGAATCAGCAACTCAAACACAATGAAGATCAGCTTAAACGATTCATGGAAGCGGTGCCCGTCTCCATACTGGTTATCAATAAAGATGGGAATCTGTTTTACGCCAATCAGGCCGCATCCGATCTGTTTGGCGGCATTACCCAACTCACGTCCTATTCTGACATCCTGAACCGACTCACCGTTTATCAGTTTCCTGACGGTAAGCCCTATCCAATGGAACGGCGGCCCGCCTACCGGGCGCTGCGTGGCGAAACGTCGCAGGTAGACGACATGGAACTACGAATCGGCGATAAGCGCATTCAGATCCTGAGTTCCTCCCGTCCGATCTACGATGCCGATGGAACCCTGCAATACGTCATTTCGTCCAATATGGACATCAGTGACCGGGTCCTGTCGGAAGGTCGCTTGCAGGAAGCGAAAGAACTGGCCGAACAGGCATCCCGGCTGAAAGAGAATTTCCTGGCCAATATGAGTCACGAGATTCGCACCCCCCTGAACGCGGTGATCGGTTTCTCGAATCTGCTGGAAGTGACGCCCCTCAACGAGGAACAGGCCGAGTTCGTGAAGCTTGTTCAAACGGCCGGAAAAAATCTGCTGACGATCGTCAATGATATTTTAGATATATCCAAGATCGAAGCGGGCATGATTCAGATGGAGTCAATCCCGTTTAGTATCCGCTCACTGGTGGTTTCCCTGCAAACGATGCTCCAGTCGTCGGTGGCCGACAAAAATCTAACATTGGTCGTTGACATCGACCCAACGCTGCCCCCAATGGTGCTGGGCGACCCAACCCGGCTCACCCAGATTTTACTGAACCTGCTCAGTAATGCGATCAAATTCACCAAAGAAGGCGCTGTAACGGCCCGGATCTCGCGGCAGGACAACCATGAAAAGTTGGTTCGTGTGCAGTTCAAGGTAAACGATACTGGCATTGGCATTGACGCGAATGCATTACCACACGTCTTTGAACGGTTCCGGCAGGCGAGCGATTTCACAACCCGCTACTACGGGGGTACGGGCCTGGGACTCAACATCGTCAAGTCGCTGACCCAGATGCAGGGCGGCTCAATTACCGTAAGCAGCGAACCCGGCGTAGGCTCGGAATTTACGGTGGAACTCACCTACCCCATCGCGCTGGAACTGGACCAGCATGCCCTTGGCAAGCGTTTAAACGAGTCGGAATCGGGCAAAAAAACACTGACGATTCTAGCCGTGGAAGACAATGTCATGAATCAGAAGCTGGTTTTGCAGGTCATCAAACGGTTAGGCTACAAGGCCGAACTGGCCGAGAACGGTCAGCAGGCATTGGCTATGCTTAAGGAGAACGCATTCGATCTGATCCTGATGGATATTCAGATGCCGGTGATGGATGGTTACCAGACGACCCGACACATCCGGTCGACGCTCAACAGTACCATTCCAATCATTGCCATGACGGCCCACGCGCTGGCCAGTGAGCGTGAGCAGTGTTTGCAGGCGGGGATGAACGACTTTTTGCCCAAGCCGTTTCAGATGGAGGATTTGCACCGGATGATCCAGCACTATGGGTATAATGCCATCGAACAGGCTCCCGTCGTACCGATACCGGAACCTCAACCCGTCCAGCCCGTGCCCGTAGCCACAACCGCCTTCTCGATGGACCCCCTGCTCAACTCGGTGGGTCACGATATGGAACTGGCGCTGGAATTACTGGAAATTTACCTGGATAAGACACCCGCCGAACTCAGTCAGTTACGGCAATTGCTGACGGACGGTGACGTAGCTGCGATTGGCCGTATTCTGCACACGCAGAAAGCACCGGGCATGATGATGGGGCTCCAAAAAGCCACGGATCTTAATTTGATAATCGAAAAACTGGTTCGATCGGATAAAGACATCACGGAGATCGAGCCGCTCCTGCAACAATACATTACCGTTGTGGAAGACGGGCTACCCCTCATTCAGGAAGCGATGCAGAACGGTATCAATCAGGAATAG
- a CDS encoding TonB-dependent receptor: MRFLPLLFLGVCLLNRAFAQQRGAPNAPPTLFPATGYVRDAKTGKPIQGANIVVVDVSKGYVTAKDGFYIVQLPPGKYILRFSHVGYRTKEDTISLQKTLFREVLMDDDAKDLEEVVVTSETPDRNVRKVEIGVSQLSIRSIRRIPPLMGEVDIVRSLLLLPGVTTVGEGAPGFNVRGGSADQNLILFDDAPIFNSSHLMGFFSVFNPDVVRDVTLNRGGVAATYGGRASSVLDVKIREPDATKWLVNGGIGIISSRLGIEGPIVKNKLSFLLAARASFNDFLFKLAPPNLKDTKANFYDLTTKLKYQLSEQHTFTFTGYVSRDIFKLASDSLSGQEINASSTQFNYQTLTGSLRWNYFVSKQLNLATSAILSRYQADLSSPDSSNAFQLKSGIWHRQLKSDLTYTPNETHQWQVGISAIDYLIQPNTRIPGPSSNVLPIDLARERAYELAAYIQDEWKVNANVSLIAGLRYSTLLNRGPETVRTYQENGPRQDETVTSTEAYGKGAVYHTAGGLEPRLAVRWSVGEGNAIKAGYSRLRQYIQQITNTTAALPTSRWHLSDNYTKPQIADQWSLGYFHNSTNNVIEASGEVYYKTLTNAIDYRDGAELQLAEAVETQIVQGSGRAYGFEGLVRKNKGLWSGFISYTYARTFLTMDSPYPEERVNNGRAYAANYDKPHTLNALAVYRPSAWFSLSLNFTYSTGRPTTQPSALASIGGVLVPIYLDRNQQRVPDYHRLDFSMTFEQNPIKKKRNQSSWVFAIYNVYAHKNAYSVFYKLSPASSSDAYKLSIFGTAFPSLTYNFKF, encoded by the coding sequence ATGCGCTTCTTACCGTTACTGTTCCTAGGAGTTTGTCTGCTTAACAGGGCATTTGCTCAGCAACGGGGTGCTCCCAATGCTCCACCGACACTGTTCCCGGCGACGGGCTACGTGCGGGATGCCAAAACCGGTAAACCCATTCAGGGGGCCAACATTGTGGTCGTTGACGTATCGAAAGGGTACGTAACGGCCAAAGATGGCTTCTATATCGTGCAGTTACCGCCCGGTAAGTACATTCTCCGGTTCTCACACGTTGGTTACCGAACAAAAGAGGACACGATATCGCTGCAAAAAACGCTCTTTCGGGAAGTGCTGATGGACGATGACGCCAAAGATCTGGAAGAGGTTGTCGTAACGAGTGAAACGCCGGATCGGAATGTGCGGAAGGTCGAGATTGGCGTTTCGCAACTGTCGATTCGTAGCATCCGGCGCATTCCGCCCTTGATGGGTGAGGTCGATATTGTGCGTAGTCTATTACTGCTGCCGGGCGTCACGACCGTGGGTGAAGGAGCGCCGGGTTTCAACGTTCGGGGGGGCAGCGCCGACCAGAACCTGATCCTGTTCGACGATGCGCCGATCTTTAATTCAAGCCATCTGATGGGGTTCTTTTCGGTCTTCAATCCCGATGTCGTTCGCGATGTAACCCTCAATCGGGGTGGGGTAGCGGCTACGTACGGCGGACGGGCTTCGTCGGTGCTGGATGTGAAAATTCGGGAACCAGATGCTACCAAATGGCTCGTAAATGGCGGTATCGGTATTATTTCGAGCCGGTTAGGTATTGAAGGGCCGATCGTCAAAAACAAACTATCGTTTCTGCTGGCCGCCCGAGCTTCGTTCAATGATTTCCTATTTAAGCTGGCCCCCCCAAACCTGAAAGACACAAAGGCCAATTTCTACGACCTGACAACTAAGCTCAAATACCAGCTGAGCGAACAGCACACGTTTACCTTCACGGGCTACGTGAGTCGGGATATATTTAAGCTGGCTTCGGACTCGCTGTCGGGGCAGGAGATCAACGCGTCATCGACCCAGTTCAATTACCAGACCCTGACCGGATCACTGCGCTGGAATTACTTCGTCAGCAAACAGTTGAACCTGGCCACGTCGGCCATACTCAGCCGCTATCAGGCTGATCTGTCGTCGCCCGATTCGTCGAATGCGTTCCAGTTGAAGTCGGGCATCTGGCATCGTCAGTTAAAATCCGATCTGACGTACACGCCCAACGAGACGCACCAGTGGCAGGTCGGGATCAGCGCCATCGATTACCTCATTCAGCCCAACACCCGCATACCCGGTCCATCGTCCAATGTGTTACCGATCGATCTGGCGCGGGAACGGGCTTACGAACTGGCGGCCTATATCCAGGACGAATGGAAAGTAAACGCCAATGTGTCGCTGATCGCGGGGTTACGGTATTCCACGTTGCTCAACCGGGGGCCTGAAACGGTTCGGACGTATCAGGAAAATGGCCCTCGTCAGGACGAAACGGTGACCTCGACGGAGGCTTACGGGAAAGGTGCGGTTTACCACACGGCGGGTGGACTAGAACCCCGGCTGGCCGTTCGCTGGTCGGTAGGTGAGGGTAACGCCATCAAGGCCGGCTATAGTCGGCTCCGGCAGTATATCCAGCAAATCACGAATACGACGGCGGCTTTACCTACCTCACGCTGGCATTTGAGCGATAACTACACAAAGCCGCAGATTGCCGATCAGTGGTCGCTGGGCTATTTCCATAATTCCACCAACAACGTCATCGAAGCATCGGGTGAAGTGTACTACAAAACGTTGACCAATGCCATTGACTACCGGGATGGGGCTGAGCTGCAACTGGCCGAAGCGGTTGAAACCCAAATCGTGCAGGGCAGTGGCCGGGCGTATGGGTTTGAAGGTTTAGTGCGTAAAAATAAAGGGCTCTGGAGTGGTTTCATCAGCTATACCTACGCCCGTACGTTTCTGACGATGGACAGTCCATACCCCGAAGAACGGGTGAACAACGGACGGGCCTACGCGGCTAATTACGATAAACCGCACACCTTAAACGCACTGGCCGTTTACCGTCCGTCGGCCTGGTTCAGCTTGTCGTTGAATTTTACGTACAGCACGGGTCGACCAACAACACAACCGTCGGCGCTGGCCAGCATCGGCGGGGTACTCGTTCCTATTTACCTCGACCGGAATCAACAACGGGTGCCGGATTACCACCGGCTCGACTTTTCGATGACATTCGAGCAGAATCCGATCAAGAAAAAGCGCAACCAGAGCAGTTGGGTATTCGCGATTTATAACGTGTACGCCCACAAGAATGCCTACTCGGTCTTCTACAAGCTAAGTCCGGCTTCCTCGTCAGATGCGTACAAGCTGTCTATTTTCGGAACCGCCTTCCCATCCCTCACCTATAATTTTAAGTTCTGA
- a CDS encoding helix-hairpin-helix domain-containing protein, with amino-acid sequence MTNSEIVDLLEQTARLMELHDRDAFRTRTFQTAAFNLDKTTADLAQLSVDELIQLPGVGKSMAGKIREIIETGHLTDLDELLTQTPTGVLDMFRIKGLGVKKVRTLWQELGIDNLRDLQLAGETGQIAKIKGFGANTQEKILAALEFLQEQQGKVRMDKAAMIANLLHDELIKQFDRVEISGQVRRKAQEVDAVQLLIQTSDPISAMKTLASLPNLEQNELASSPFVWRGKLQGFDVQVELLFYPAAQLNRQLFIQTATDAHLQQVGNGGFPLLHVAQLGLGNAAEADLETAEVEVGIYAKAGLPYIVPEMREDAFAFRWASRHQNDELVTWEDLRGTLHNHSTWSDGKQSVANMAAYCRELGLTYFGIADHSKTASYANGLDSDRVRQQQQEIDQLNAGFGSDFRIFKGIESDILGDGSLDYDDATLASFDYVVASVHQTLTMSLEKATTRLLRAIENPYTTILGHPTGRLLLAREGYPIDHRAIIDACAEHQVVIEINASPYRLDIDWHWIDYAMQQGVMLSINPDAHDLAGLLDMHYGVAIGRKGGLTKEMTFNALTLTEMSDYLQKRRERTRR; translated from the coding sequence ATGACCAATTCCGAAATCGTTGATTTACTCGAACAGACAGCCCGCCTGATGGAACTCCATGATCGGGATGCGTTCCGTACCCGAACCTTCCAGACGGCTGCCTTCAACCTGGATAAAACCACCGCTGACCTGGCCCAACTGTCGGTCGATGAGCTGATCCAACTGCCCGGTGTTGGTAAATCCATGGCCGGTAAAATTCGTGAAATCATAGAAACGGGGCACCTGACCGATCTGGATGAGCTACTGACTCAGACGCCAACGGGCGTTCTGGATATGTTCCGGATCAAGGGATTGGGTGTTAAAAAGGTACGGACGCTTTGGCAGGAACTGGGTATCGACAACCTTCGCGACCTGCAACTGGCTGGCGAAACGGGGCAGATTGCCAAAATCAAGGGATTCGGGGCCAATACGCAGGAGAAGATTCTGGCTGCACTGGAGTTCTTGCAGGAGCAACAGGGAAAGGTGCGCATGGACAAAGCAGCTATGATTGCCAACCTGTTGCACGATGAACTGATAAAACAGTTCGACCGGGTCGAGATCAGCGGTCAGGTCCGGAGGAAGGCGCAGGAGGTCGATGCGGTCCAACTGCTGATACAAACCAGCGACCCGATTTCGGCGATGAAAACGCTGGCGAGTCTCCCCAATCTGGAGCAGAACGAATTAGCGTCATCGCCGTTTGTGTGGCGGGGAAAACTGCAAGGTTTTGATGTGCAGGTTGAATTGCTGTTCTATCCGGCCGCTCAGCTGAATCGCCAGTTATTTATCCAGACGGCAACCGATGCGCATCTTCAACAGGTTGGTAACGGGGGCTTTCCGCTGCTTCATGTAGCGCAGCTGGGCCTTGGAAACGCGGCAGAGGCCGACCTGGAAACCGCCGAAGTAGAAGTGGGTATTTATGCGAAAGCCGGGTTGCCCTACATCGTTCCTGAAATGCGCGAAGATGCGTTTGCGTTTCGCTGGGCCAGCCGCCATCAGAACGATGAACTGGTTACGTGGGAAGACCTCCGGGGCACCTTGCATAACCACAGCACCTGGTCGGATGGTAAGCAATCCGTAGCGAACATGGCTGCCTATTGCCGCGAACTCGGACTCACGTACTTCGGCATTGCCGACCACTCCAAAACGGCCAGCTATGCCAATGGTCTCGACAGTGATCGGGTTCGGCAGCAGCAACAGGAGATCGATCAGCTAAACGCCGGTTTCGGGAGTGACTTCCGGATATTTAAAGGCATTGAGTCGGACATTCTGGGCGACGGTTCGCTGGATTACGACGACGCTACGCTGGCTTCTTTCGACTATGTGGTGGCTTCCGTACACCAGACCCTGACCATGTCGCTCGAAAAAGCTACTACGCGTTTACTCCGGGCCATCGAAAATCCCTACACGACTATTCTGGGTCATCCAACCGGCCGGCTCTTACTCGCCCGCGAAGGCTACCCCATTGACCACCGGGCTATCATCGACGCCTGCGCGGAGCACCAGGTTGTGATCGAAATTAACGCCAGCCCCTACCGACTCGATATCGACTGGCACTGGATCGATTATGCCATGCAGCAGGGCGTGATGTTGAGCATCAACCCTGATGCGCACGATCTGGCCGGCTTGCTCGATATGCACTACGGCGTCGCCATCGGTCGTAAAGGCGGGTTGACCAAGGAGATGACCTTTAACGCCCTGACGTTGACCGAAATGAGTGATTACCTGCAAAAACGCCGGGAACGCACCCGTAGGTAA
- a CDS encoding nitrilase family protein encodes MNNLLIATAQFENASGDKAYNLGMIRELSAKAAQQGAQVVAFHECSVTGYTFARQLSRNQMLDLAERIPDGDSTQALTRIARDNNIVVLAGLFEKDEQDQLFKAYVCVGKDGLIAKYRKLHPFINPHLLPGDRYVVFDLFGWTCGILICYDNNIIENVRATALLGADIIFMPHVTMCTPSPRPGAGFVDPALWENRELDPTSLRLEFDGLKGRAWLMKWLPARAYDNGVYVVFSNPIGMDDDQLKNGCSMILDPFGDVVAECKQLGDEVVTATCDPEKLWKAGGHRYRNARRPELYRNILGQPHVAEQKVVWLEDQPSSGDQ; translated from the coding sequence ATGAATAACCTTCTTATTGCAACGGCTCAGTTTGAAAACGCAAGTGGTGATAAAGCCTATAATCTGGGTATGATTCGGGAGCTATCAGCCAAGGCCGCCCAGCAAGGTGCTCAGGTCGTCGCCTTTCATGAGTGTTCTGTAACCGGCTACACCTTCGCCCGTCAGCTTTCCAGAAACCAGATGCTGGACCTGGCCGAACGTATTCCAGATGGCGACAGTACTCAGGCGTTGACGCGTATTGCTCGTGACAACAATATTGTGGTGCTGGCGGGTCTGTTCGAAAAAGATGAACAGGATCAGTTATTCAAAGCCTACGTATGTGTCGGGAAAGATGGGCTGATCGCAAAATACCGAAAACTACATCCCTTTATCAATCCCCATCTGTTGCCCGGCGATCGGTACGTGGTATTTGACCTGTTCGGCTGGACATGCGGTATTTTGATCTGCTACGACAACAATATCATCGAGAATGTACGCGCTACGGCTTTGCTGGGGGCTGACATTATTTTCATGCCGCACGTTACCATGTGTACCCCATCGCCACGACCCGGCGCAGGCTTCGTGGACCCGGCGTTGTGGGAAAATCGGGAACTGGACCCAACTTCTCTTCGGTTGGAATTTGACGGGTTGAAAGGTCGGGCGTGGTTGATGAAATGGCTCCCCGCCCGCGCTTACGACAATGGCGTGTACGTTGTCTTCAGTAATCCAATCGGGATGGATGACGACCAGTTAAAGAATGGCTGTTCGATGATTCTGGACCCATTCGGCGACGTTGTAGCCGAATGCAAGCAGTTAGGCGACGAGGTCGTCACCGCAACGTGTGATCCCGAAAAGCTCTGGAAGGCCGGTGGTCATCGTTACCGCAATGCCCGACGCCCTGAACTGTACCGCAACATACTGGGTCAACCGCATGTTGCCGAACAAAAAGTTGTTTGGTTAGAAGATCAACCGTCTTCCGGCGATCAATAG